In Labeo rohita strain BAU-BD-2019 chromosome 8, IGBB_LRoh.1.0, whole genome shotgun sequence, the genomic window tttgtaatcattggCATTTTTtgaaagtaactgtaatttaattacacattttttctcagtaactgtaactaattacaattacatttatattgtaattaaattacgtaattccgttacatgtaactagttactccccaacactgaaagttacaaatctcaaagtccactccaaagggaaatatttagtttttaaaaaatctctttccaagaactgcaacgaacggctcctttggactacagcgtttttttccgcatgcaatgatgtcacaacacagtccattagaatatcattaattCAGTGTTCGAATTGTGTCAAAGCTCTTGGGGGGTCCCCCTAACCAGACCCCAGATATAAATATGATTCACATTTTTGTCTTGTCCTTGGTATCACTGAGAAAACCTTATGTTAAAGGgatcattggatgcccattttccacaagttgatatgattctttagggtcttaatgaaaagtctctaatatactttaattaaaaattctcaatggttttgtaaaacaacaccctttttaccttgtcaaaattagctctgcaaaaatcatctcattctaaggggttgttcctttaaatgcaaatgagctctgctcaccccgcccctctctcctTTTTGTgcaatgacgatcttgtttactttagctgcatttagccgctaaactttctaactaccacgttaaaaggaaaggcaatcgcaaagattcataaaaaaatgcttatacacacttctgctgtaagtgaaaatggatcatgaatgatttacgcgaacatagacggatatatgtagatcgggaggtgcattcccttcacaaacaaacgtaatccactgcatcttcagcggctcacatgtcgggagtaaatgacgaccactatgttcgttattacatccagcaacacaacacctcaatcgctcaatcggagatattcttgtctaacttacatccctgcttcagcATGGAagcaaggaaagttactggactgtgacagctggtctgaggtaagagctcatgtcaatcaactatcgtgagagcggctcgatttgaaaaagggagtattgtttttacagattaattaaaaaccgctgcatggatttttatcattatagggtagatttgtacatacactgccaacacacattaatgttcaaacaacatgtaaaagtgaacttagcatccgatgacccctttaagataaaagcttattttattaaataaatatctagccgaggaaattaatatttttaaactcaAGTTTGAAAACTCAAATcaagtttaaagtgatttttaccttttatgggcattatcttttgtgtcaaattcttatatttaatcaataaagtcacttagaataataagactatgaaataaatattgattaactatgaaattatatgaatatacattttctgcacCCATATCCTGAATTTTGGGAAACTCCAGGTTTCAGCAATGACTATTCTGAATGCCTCTTATTGGCCGCTGCATTCTAAACTCAACAGAGTcttgtgtgattggttataatgcgcaaGGCTGTAAAAACgcgtaaaaaaataaaatatgatttaacatgagcaagtttaaatttaatacagcaattgaatcttttcattttattttcactagtttcatgttttaagtattagagtttttattgaaaaaccagGGGACCCCCCAAGTATATTTTTCCGGGACCCCCCCAGCCACCCCTCAATTTGAACactgcattaaattaaatcccaccTACGGAAATTTGAGTTGTTGGGGTGTGTGTAGGCACAAGGTGGGGTATTAGCCAAACTTTAGCAATGCAGGGTGGAGAGCCGCTTCAGTGAGCCGCAGCAcggtgggtataaacacaagcattgactagagtggccacttcagagctgtaacgcgCTGCAGACTTGTGCAGTCCAGGTAGTCAAAACACAAGACAAATCCGCAATCTGCTCCTGTTGCCGCGTCAGAGCCGTAACGTGTCGCAgacatgtgcagtgtgtggtaagagatttattcatcatacagtgtagatagcttcacttataacacaagtgttttttaaaatgcataaacttgcactagaataggttAGGCTGATTGTGATGATGCTTTTTGATGTTAGGTTGCTTTTAGCCTtttgctggagctggtttcggccAATGAAACTAGGTacgtaaaataattaaataaattagcacgataatatcatgtatctgcGATCTCGTAGGCTGAGGATGGgactcaacactactgtagcgtattatttactcaccctctatgCAGTTATaagacttccttctttcagacgaacgCAACCGGAGtgtaataaaatctaataaagtgcatccattcataataaaaagtgcctcacacggctcccaggggtctcctgtagcgaattgatgcgtttttgtaagaaaaatatccgtTTTAAATCGGaagattcactattaatctagcttgcgctaactgctTTGACAAAGGGTGTGGCAGTCctgaaacaccatctaagctgttcgccaatcgtaatgcactgggacagctaaccaatcataacacatttcctttttttggaaaggctggccttcattaaacccagaactaatcgagttatttgtgccaggctggggagaaaggtattgtaataatgtagagtatgtgaaaaataatgcgtttttcaaaccaccaagcataagagcatgttctagcacacccccaaaacaaaatcaagactttgaaaaagagcataataggacccctttaatgtaaATATGCACTGTATGTATAGTAAATAAGGAAATGTTTTTCACCTGTAGTCCCTGAAATAGGGACAATAAACTCTCCAAATCTTTTGCACTCGTTCAGCACAAATTCTGATTGTGCaagtaaaatattgtttttattatagtcCTCTGCCAGTTTCTTCCCAAATTCAGTATAGCCAACAATCTTGCTCTCACTACTGTTGTATCTCAGATATTCAATCATGTTGTAGGTGGCCGAGAAGATAAATTCAATGTGTTGTTTAGAGTCAGGTACTCGACATTGAACTTCAACATATCCGTAATGTCCATGCActaaagaagaagaagcagaGATAAGGTAAATAcgattttaacataaaatacaaagattggttaacaaataattaaactgcagcacaatttaatatttttcttttttctttttaatattcataaaaacaaaattttttatttttataaatttgtcaGAAAGAGACATAGTGGTTCAGAATTTGCTCATTTTGTGATTTGATGAATCTGCTATAGTATTACAGTAGTTAGgaaatcattcaaaaatgacATCACAATTCACTTTGACATTTGTTTGGTTGTCAACAAGATTACTGCAATAATTAATTTTGAGAATTCTAAATCACCTGAACACAAAGGTATTTTGTAGGAAAAAACATCTTACCTGTTTCAAATAAAGCAGACAAAACCACTGCCATGAGATTgtactgcatttttgcattaCAGTGTGGCCACAGTAACATTACATGCCTGATTATGATCATTTCACCCCGTGATGTCAAGGCAATACACACCCCTGAGCTACTCAGTTCATATCAAACCAGAATATCCAGTTCATGACTGACCACAGCACCACACTAAACTGTAATGTAGGTGTAAGAATCCAAATGCTCTATGGTTAAATTCACTTCTGTGAACAAACAtaattgaaacattttgttgaacatttttgttcttgaggccaaaaaacaaaacaaaacaacaacaacatgttcCGCTCTTGAATCAAGGATGTGTTTTAACATGAACTTTATTAATGATCAGTTTGTACAGTTTGCACATTAACTAAACGAACATGGCTTGTTGATCTAAACATTCTTTCATTGTGTGAGCCATCACATGCTAAATGATCCATTCAGTTATTAAAATTGGTCAGACATACATGTATATTCTGTAAATATGTGACAGTGAATGGTTATAATGTCTGCTTGCCATAAGGGTTGCAAAGGGGCAGAACATTTTTAGAAACTTTCCAGAATTTTTGAAAACTTTATAGGATTTTTCTAGAAACCTTTGGGtagtttttgtacattttcagaaACTTTAAGCATAAAATTTCCACCCCTTTGCAACCCTACTTCCCATTGTAACGAAATAGGAATCACATCATCTTGCCAATCAACCAAGaattatatatactgtatggaGTTTGCCCAGCATAGTCACTGCTTCAGCATTactgtataaatacatttatttttgtacagtaCATGGAGCTGGTCTGGCTATTGGGCAGCTGGGTTTGGCCACTGGAGCAGTTTTTATTAGGAAAGGGaaacattaatataattgtatatacagTAACAATAACATTGCTGTTAGTTCTGTTGTCGTGCACAGATGACATGTGCATTTGCATTGCAAAAtatatgtcaaaaataaagtttaccaACCATTTCAATGCCTAATCTATATCTTATCTGTACAGGCATGAATGTAGGTcttgacattttttaaggaaattatAATATGTAAGCACGTAGGCTAAGACAAATGGTTATCATCTACTGTATGTGTGGAGATCATTAGTCAAGTAGCAACCATTTAAATCCACAGTTTTAAAGTACTAAGTAGGGGacagtggggtaagttgagccagtgggtaagttgacccaccccCTGTATCTTGGCAACTGTACACTTTCACTGTCATGTATTTTGGAGTCACACATCATTTCTGTGAAAAGGAGAGACACATGGGAGGAGTAGAAGGCAcccatttacttaaaaaaagatgCATATAGTCGATTTAGAAacatataaaaccatgcaaCTCATTTAGATAAATATTAGCCTGAATTGGTAAGCTAGCTAGTTCCCCACCACTTTGAGCCACCACTTTAACTTACCCCACTATAAGGCACTGAAGTTAAGTTAAATATTTCAAGTATAAACTTGTATCGGATATTACACAACTGGTTTATATATATCTTTTCACCTATAGTCCCTAATGACCTGTTCAACATTGCAGAAAAGCTACTATGCCAAGAATCtttttttgactaaaatgttatttagtttcagtgacatttattccttcattctagttcagtttttatttaattttactcaacAAACACTTTGTTTAGTCTTTTTTTAGGAACGTTAAAACTTTGGTGTTCAACATActgtttcagaaatgcaaaaaaagtttaaacctAGATGGTTCATCTTACCCACTGACTTGGGTCAACAAATTGAGCCACAGgaacactttttgttttttgtttttttaataagaagcCATATTATCAGAACTCTTTGTCATagatacaaataatttaaaatgataggaaacatcctgaaaTAACTTCAGATATATACTTTCATTGTACATCTGCCTCATTTTCCCTTATTTTGAGGAGTGCATAAGTAAAAAAGGGCTaatcttaccccactctcccctactaAAAAGTCAAAGTACTAAGAAGAAGCTCTGCTGTGTTCAGCATCTGTCAATGCTAATGGATAGTTTTCTTCAGTTATAGACCTATTTGTGTAACTAAAGCCTTAAATCCACTTCTACTGTGGTATAGAAACAGATGACAGCTATAATGTGAGACACAGTCAAAATTAAGGTGACAGTGACCTCTATAGGTTAAGTAGTTAAATTGTAGAATATCAGTCTCAGTtatgatagaaaaaaaaaaaaaaaaactactgaaattcattttgattaaaaacaaacaaacaaacaaacaaaaaaaacccagttTCTAATGTGACATTTCAGACGCACTCTTTCAGACGCGCAAAAATTCCCTATAGTACACTCTCagtaaaaaaagtatgaaagctatcactggggcagtacctttGTACCTAAAGGGCCATATTAATACCttaaatgtacatgtacataCCTATGTACATATTAAAACCTAAAAGTATAGaagtgtaccttttgaaaggcACCACCCCATTGACAGGTTATAGTGTGTGGGCTTGTCACAATCTTCCACTCAGTTCATATCAAACCAGAATATCTAGTTCATGACTGACCACAACACCACACTGAATTATAATGTATGTAGGTGTAGGATCCATCTGCTCTATCTGCACTTCTGTGAACAAATATGCTTGAAATGTTTTATGGaataacaattttcatttcCTATTTGCTATATACAGAGGGacaaagtaagtaaacaaaccTTTGTTACAAACCTTTTCTGCTAGTTTTGTATGAAAATCTTAAAATCTTTTAttgatatttagatttttcccTGTTAGTTCCATGGTAAAGCGTGTGTTGTCATTTTAGTTACGATTAATGTAATCCTTTTCAAATGATTTGTAACAGCTCTTGTAATTTCTGAAATCTTTAGACTATCATGAATTTGGCATGATTGAATCATGCACTGGATCAGCTGGAGGTAATGAAAAACTCTTCACTTATGAAGATGAAGTGGCTGCATACATGGACCTGGAAAAGAAGAAAATTGTCATGGAACCTAATGTTATACTGTTAGCTCCTGTCCCTGAGCTTTTGATATTCACCACTGATGAAGACCCTTCCGCTGGATTAACACGTTTGTGCGAAGATACATATTTCAGGACACTCTCCTTTCATGTACCTGAACCTCTTGGTAAGGCATTGTTTTACTTATCTAACATGACATAATCTAAAGCTGATTTGGATTAAAATTTGGATCTAAAATAGCCAAACATTTGGTATAGGCTATACATTACAAATACAGAGGATGATGTTTTCATGTGGTTATTATAAAACTTAAGGTTAAAATGCACTGATGAAATTTAATCGTCCTTCAGAGCCCCCTTTGACTTCACTTTACCCAAGGAACGATGTGAAGTTAAATGTCAGGAACACCCTGATTTGTCTGGTTTCTGGATTCTACCCTCCACCTGTCAGAGTCTCGTGGACCAAGAACAATGTGAATGTGACAGATGAATCAACTCTCAGCAGATATCACCCCAACAAAGACAGGACACTGAATGTATTTTCTCGACTGAGCTTCATTCCAGATGAAGGAGACATTTACAGCTGTTCTGTGGAGCACAAAGCCCTTCAACAACCTCAAACCAGAACATGGGGTGGgtttgtatttattatgcaCATTTAATCCTCATTAAAAACACATGATGAATTTTACAATtatatgtgtctgtgtgtgcagATGTGGAGATTAATGAGCCCAGCATTGGTCCAACAGTGTTCTGTGGAGTTGGTCTGGCTCTTGGGCTTCTGGGTCTCGCCACTGGAGTCTTTTTCTTTgccaaaggaaaaaaatggatATAATACCGACACACTAAAAATGccatatttgtttttagttcTGTCATCACGCACAGATTGAATGCTAATTTGCTTTGCAAAAACTACTGTGGATTATAAACACACACTAGAACAGGGGATGAAGAGGCAGGACAActtaaaatcaaaactaaaattgttttattctcATTAAGCTGCAAAAGCATTATATCACATAAGTTGAAAGAGTAGTGCTAAGAATGTAAAACTGGGAACTGTCAGCACAACAGTGataaatgcaatattatatTTCTGAACAATGTAGTCCAAAGGAattataaaaaagataaaacaataattGTCCCAAAATAGATCCCTGGGGCACACCATATAATAACGGAACAGGTGATAAAGAAAAAATTCCCAAATTTTCAGTAAAAGTCCTATTCACAAAGTAAAGAGCAAATCACTATAGTACAGTACCATACATTCAAGAAGGAAGTTTTGGTTAATGGTGTCAAACGCTGTGCTTAAATCCGTCAAATCTAAAACTGTGCATGAGCATTTGTGTATATTGGCATTGCAGTTGAACTGGTTCtgttttgtcaatattttgtctCCTAATATTTCACGGAGGGTTTTGTCGTCTTTCAGGCTGTTACTTAATGCTTGTAACGAGTGAAAATATTGTGGCTCCTTTCTGTGCACTGTCTGCAGCCATATGCCACGAGTAACGCCTGTGTGTGGGTGCGAtggttttacttttaatttctgTTGCTCCTTTAAGTTGTCTTCTTTTAATAAGTAACGCTGTTGCCCGGAGAATAAAGCTCAATATGCGGAATGCGACCTGTGTGCAGTTTTGGCTGATTTCTGCCGCAAATCGAGTTGAACGAGCTATCCTTTAGCCTCGACTCAGCGCGTTACAAGTTCCTGTACTGCTCTTCAGTGTTGCTGAGTGTCTGCAGAGGTTCAGAGCATGTAATGTATTGATTTCCAGCTGATATGATGTGTGCTAGTAAACTAAGAAACATGAACATGAGAACATTTTACCACAtaaaaactgagatttaaaatgacaaaatatgcacaaacacaactgttttcaacattgataataataagaaatatttcttgagcagaatGTCAGAACTACTAAAATGATTttggaaggatcatgtgacactgaaaactggagtaatgatgctgaaaattcagctttgcatcacatgtataaattacattttaaaacatattaaaataaaaaataatatgtcacagtattactgttttatttctgtttaaatcaaatgaacaCAGCCTTcatgaacataagagacttctttcaaaaataggGGACAAACAAAGCTGTGAAACAGTGACCACTAATTTAATTCACCAAACCATAATGAGCTGTAATCTGTCACTGATATGTCACTGTTCAATTGCATTGTGATGTGATTCAGTAGTTGACTGTCATTAttcattttactgtaaaaagaggattaacgttactttcgttTTCGAAGGAAATCCCTGATCTGCCTAAAGGTGTGTATGTTTATGCAaatgatgcagcttcacctacagcagaagtgattataagggtttttttatgcatatttgctttcctaataatgtgctatttagcaagttttgcggctaaagtaaacagaacaGCTCAACAGCACACataagagaggggcggggtgagcagagctcattagcatttaaaggcaaatgccaTAAAATAGGTTGCTCTGAAAAGGgctaattttgacaaggtaaaaagggtgtttttttacactactaCTGAGAATTTTTAggcaaagtatgttatagacttctcatgtAGATGCTaatgaatcatatcaacttgtggaaaatggtcaTCTGATGacctttttaaaagttttttctttctcttaatGCTCAGATCTTACAGTCTGTAGCTCAATGTCCCATTTGTAAAGACCCCTGGAAACTCAGGCACACTCGTCTTCACTGCTGCTCATtgcatatacagtcatgtgaaaaagttatgacgccctattgaattccatggttttctgtatcaggacataataaaaaattatctggtccttggcaggtcttaaaatttggaaaataaatcctcagataaacatcatcacatgatatatcacagtgtcattatttatttaagaaaaatacagccaagagggaaaggccatgtgtgacaaagttaggacaccctatgagtcaattgcctgtagatccacttttagcagctaTAACTTgatgcattcattttctgtgagaCTTTATCAgtttctggaggaatttggaccactcttcttttcaacgttgctccagtttattaaGGTTtatgggcatttgcttatgcacagctcccACCatagcatttgagtcaggatgagctctggacttggactgggccGTTGCAATACCTTGATTCTTTTCAGCcgttctgttgtagatttgctggtgtgcttgggatcctgttgcatgacccaattttggcccaactttagatgtccgACAGATGctctcgcatttgactctagaatactttgatatacagaggagttcatggccaactcaatgactgtgaggtgcccaggtcctgtggctacaaaacaagccctaaagtctgaggtgtagttcttgggttgtctacCATTTCTCTGAgatttacacggtctgatcttggggtgtctgttttaaatgtcttccaattgtgaataaacttcaaattgtttgaaaatggcagtattactcttctcagattgatggcagcaactctaagatgattgctgatgtcttacctccttggcattgtgttatgCTTTTGCTTTTACAGAGGCAATATGCTTATGCTTTAACAGAGGCAATCAGAcctgctgatgatcagttaatcaaaggtatttgatcagcagtgcttgactgttatttaccctcttaattccaatgttaacaataagggtgtcctaactttgtcacacatggcttttccattttggcttagtttttgttcagtaaataatgacacggtgcaatttgtcatgtggtgatgttcatctgaggttttattttctaagttttgagaccagccaaggaccagttttttttaatgatgtcctgatacggaaaaccatggaattcaatagggtgtcctaactttttcacatgactgtactTCTAGAAATCTACCAAATACGGGCGACTTCTGATGGTTAACTTGTGGAACATTCTGtataaaaactgataaaaacagactcccaagtaaaaataaatggtgAGGGAAAAAAGTGCACTTAGCATTGGCAGTAAGCCCTTGCTAGTTATAGCTGTGAAAccaacaaatacattttcaaactaATTTGTATTGACAAAATTGACCACTAGAGCAGGGGAAACTTCAAAACCAAGAAGACAAGACCAGAATATAATTTGttcataatttataattatatacacaaggttttaaaaaaaagtcacaaaattgTGAACCTGGGGTGGGTTTGTATTTGTTATTCACAGttaatttcctttaaaaacacatgatgaatatgtttgtgtgtctgtgtgtgcagTTGTATGAAGCAGTCCAGCATTGGTCCATCTGTGTTCTGTAGAGTTGGCCTGGCTTTTGGGCTGCTGGGTCTGGACTGGAGTGTTTTTCATTGTCAGGGATGGAACTAAATATAAGGAACTGAATATAATTATAGAGATACAGTAACATTAACGTATTTGTTAGTTCTGTTACAGAtgctttatacattttaattgcaaAACTGTCCGTAGTTCAAATACACATTATTTTCTTCCTGTTTCAAAACAGTAATCTAAGATCTGTGTTGTACATTGACTGGTATTCCTCTtccttttgaaaatgtaaaatatataactagtaaaaatatgaaaaagtgtgtttcagaagattttttttcaaagtcCACAGGCTCAAAAGTGtacatatacactgtaaaaatttttttacctgtttcaacttaaaaacttaagttttaaattattaaaattttaagttatatCAACTTAAAAGCAccagtcatttcaactcacgaTTTTAAATCTCGTCTAGTGTTGAATTGCTTTAAGTTCATTTGACTCTACAATATTTGCTGTTTCAACTTCTAGTTGAAACAATGTTCTAGTTAtgataatgtaaaatgtattttaaatacagaataaaaaaatactacaacatttgtttgaaacatttatttattttttgcagtgtttataaacaggtttttaatattaaaaacagtacaaCTTGCCAGTGCATGCTATGAATGCCAGTATAATTGAAGAAACAAGATTAGACAAATTTCCCAGGAGTTGAGAAACActgtcactgtaaaaaataaaaaaaaacccaatttgttaagtcagcttaaaataatgttaccctgctgccttaaaattttaagttcagtcaactaaaataagtttgacTTGAAAGTTTgactttaacttgaaatgttaagttactaagtaacaacttagatatttgtgtttgctaaacttaacagatgggtaagtaacccagctgccttaacattttaagctgattcaactcaaatatctaagttgtcacttagtataatttaacatttcaagttgaataaacttttttttttttgagttgactgaacctaaaatttgaaggcagccaggttacaaattattttacgttgactcaacaaattgttttttacagtgataaGGGACAGATGTCTGAAAATTGTCCCACAGCCCTCGAACCACGGTTCTCTCAGATGGTGTGGAGGGATGTTGCAGACTCGAATATTATGACCTACTGCTGTTCAGTGTCGTTCATTGTTTGAAGAGGAAGTAAACAGGCTGGAAGTCTGTAAAAGCCTGTAGAcagcaacaaaacaacaacgTTTCCAACAtctcatttaatattaatgacatggatttttttaatcacaCCACCAGCCCACTTACTCTACCTTCATTCTTTATCATACAATATAAACAGTGtttgggaaagttacttttaaaagtaatgcattacaatattgcgtaaCGTGGaacataatgcattacagtacttttgcgttactttttgtTGTCTGAGCTGGGTTTGCCATATATTTGCCAACTGTAAAGGTCCTTTCACACAAAGAGTGAAATTAATacgcctcaggctgaaggaagtgCCTTTTCCTCTGCACCTCACTCGCAAGTTCTCTCAACACGGGGACAGGAGATGCAACTTgcattatttgaaaaagtaccTCAGATATTTAGCTGTAAATTTACAGTAATGATTTACTATACTGGTAACTTGAAAAAGCAGTCTAATTGTGTAACATGCATTACATAATGGTTTACCGCTAACATGGAATATGAATACCAACCTGTGTGTTTTCTCTTATAGTACATCAGTCCACCAACCCCTATAAAAAACCCCATCAACAGCCCCACAGCTCCAAGAATGATCTTAGACCTTTCGGACTCAGGCATAGAAGGatctgtaattaaaaataattcttataataaatatgtccaaatgattttacacattttaattttatcataACTCACTTACCCCAGTGATAAATCATGGGTTTATTAGAGCTGGCGTGCTCCACCACACAGGAGATCTTTTCTCCAGGTTTGGGAAAGTATTCCAGGTGGGAATGGATCTGATAGTGCCAGTCTCCATCAGCCAGCTCCTCAGTGGATGTCATATCAGCTGTCATCACTATATCATCTCTCATCCATGTTATTTTGATGGGTTTGGGGTAGAAATCATAGGCACTGCACACCAGAACAGCTTTCTCATTCTCTCTAGCTTCCCTGTCTGACCGGATAATGACTTCTGGTTTCACTGTACaagtgcaaataaaataattagatgaCTTTCTGttaatccaaaacaaaacaaaaaacaaacaaacaaaatacaagGGTGTGAAACTAATAAATTAACATTGAAACGAAGAAATTTAATTGCTATTTTCATCTATTACTATTTGCGCTTTTTGCAAACTGACATAAGTTAATatctaatgtatttaatattaagaaTTAGTAGAAAACTTTTACAAGAAGGAACAAGTAGAACTATTTTACCTGTTTCCTCAGCATAAGGGACAACTAACTCTCTAAATAGTCTGCAGTGTTGCATGAGACGATCTCCCTGTGCAAGTATAatcttgttattattatagtcCTCTGCCCATTTCTCTCCAAATTTAGTGTAACCAACAACCTTTTTCTCAGTACTGTTGTATCTCAAATACTCAAACTTGTTGTAGTTGACTGAGTAagtaaactcaacattttgTGGAGAGACAGATGCATGACACAATATTTGGACATATCCGTAATGTCCATGCactaaaagagagagagagagagagagagaaaataaaaatgtttaggCAAACAAAATTTTGCAGCATTGA contains:
- the LOC127170210 gene encoding H-2 class II histocompatibility antigen, A-Q alpha chain-like translates to MLEMFYGITIFISYLLYTEGQNYHEFGMIESCTGSAGGNEKLFTYEDEVAAYMDLEKKKIVMEPNVILLAPVPELLIFTTDEDPSAGLTRLCEDTYFRTLSFHVPEPLEPPLTSLYPRNDVKLNVRNTLICLVSGFYPPPVRVSWTKNNVNVTDESTLSRYHPNKDRTLNVFSRLSFIPDEGDIYSCSVEHKALQQPQTRTWDVEINEPSIGPTVFCGVGLALGLLGLATGVFFFAKGKKWI
- the LOC127170208 gene encoding rano class II histocompatibility antigen, A beta chain-like; amino-acid sequence: MLVSALSETVHGHYGYVQILCHASVSPQNVEFTYSVNYNKFEYLRYNSTEKKVVGYTKFGEKWAEDYNNNKIILAQGDRLMQHCRLFRELVVPYAEETVKPEVIIRSDREARENEKAVLVCSAYDFYPKPIKITWMRDDIVMTADMTSTEELADGDWHYQIHSHLEYFPKPGEKISCVVEHASSNKPMIYHWDPSMPESERSKIILGAVGLLMGFFIGVGGLMYYKRKHTGFYRLPACLLPLQTMNDTEQQ